GCTATTAAGACAATGGCAAGTTTAAATAATTCTGCAAAAACTGCCAAGATATACCTGGGGAGTGGGGAGTGGGGAGTGGGGAGTGGTCTGTGGTCCGTAGGGTAAAAACTTTTCGGTGTCTAACTTTTATGATCAGTTTATGTCCTAATCTCCTTGGCGGTTGCTATAAATTAACCTTCTAGAGTTTTTGGCTCAGGGGGAACTGTAAATGTTCTTCTAATAGTTTGATATTATACTCATTGGCTGTCCAAGCGAAATCAAATAAATCTCCAATGACTGGGACAGTGCCTACCAAACCATCGATGATCACATTCAAGATCATTCGGCTCAAAGTAGATTTAGGTACACCTAGTTTAGCGGCTTCTATGACAATGTAGCTAGAAAGGATAATTCCCAAAATGTCACCACCAATAGGTAAAAATCCGATAAGGGGATCTAAACCAATGTGAATTGGGGTTCCGGGAACAGTTACAGCTTTATCGAGGATGCGACTAAGTTGACGCAGGCGTTTTAATTTGAGTGCTGGAGCGTTAGTATCAATATCAGAAAACCGTGGATAAGAATCAGGCATGAAGGCGATCGCTTATTTGACGTAAAATTAGATACGTTACTACTGTATTAATTTTCTAATTGCTTGTCCATTGAATGCATCTTTTCACCCACGCTCACATTTAATTGGTCGCCGATGAGCATTACCGCCGCACTCATCCACAGCCACAGCATTAAAACTATCACCGCACCCACAGCCCCATAAACTTTGTTATAGTTGCCGAAATTCGCTACATAAGTCCGAAATAAGGCTGAGAGAATTGCCCAGGAGACAGAGGCTGATATAGCACCAGGCATCATTGGTGTACCAGAATTCCAGACACTGGGGCCATAGCGGTAGACTAAGCTAAAGGCGGTGGCAATTATACCCAGTGCCAAAGGCCAGCGTAACAGTTGCCAAAGATGCAGTAAGAAAATTAAAGAACTCGTTTCATTGACTACCATTCCTAATAGTAGGTCGCTGATAAACACCAGGAAAGAAGCGAAGACAAACAGTAAGATAGTCGCGATGGTTAATCCGAGGGAGACAAGTTTGGCTTTCCAAAAAGGGCGCTGTTTCTCGGAGGGAATTTGATGAATTTGATCAAAAGCAGCCATTGCGGTACTTATCGCCCCAGAAGCAGTCCAAATGGCGATCGCAAAGCTCAGAGAAAACAAGCCACCGTTTCTCGATTCGGTAATTTCTCTAGTCGTAAAATCACGAACTAAATCTAGCACTTCTTTGGGTGCAACTTGACTGAATTGAGCCGCCAGTTGTTTAAAAGTCTCTTGCAAAGATTCTTCAAATAAGCCGATAGCTGTCAGCAGGGCGAGAATCGCCGGAAACAACGATAACATGGTAGTAAAGGCAATTTCTGAGCCAAGCCCCAAAAGTCGCCTTTCCATTGTTCTAGTAAAAGTATTTTTCAGGGTGCGCCAATTCAGGTGGCGAAAGAAAGTGATAAAACGAGTCTTTGGCATAACAAAAATTACTTGCACAGAGAAAGTTTGAGCTTTTCTCCCTGGGTAGAATTAACGGGATTTGGGCAGAGTTGCCACTGGTTTTCTCGGTAATTTTACCGTAAGTTGGAGTATGGCGCTACGTTGAGACTCTGTTCCTGTTTGCCAGTCGATGCGATCGCTACTAATTTGCCACTGTGATTCCAGATATGCTTTAATGGCTTGCGATCGCTCAGGGACAACTTCTGCTAACTCGTCTTCTTCCTGATTAACAATCATTTCCAGGTTTAAACTAGGCTGTTGCTGTAAAATTCGGCCAGCACGGTCTAATAATTTAATATCATCTGATCTAATTTCTGATTTCTCCGGCTCAAAGGATATAGCTCCGAGATTACTGGCGATTCTCTGCATACTCACTTGAGCCGACTCGTAATTTAGGCGATTTCTGATACTATCGGCCACTAAAATTTGAGCATCTCTATCAATCTCCCGTTCACTCAGATACACCACCCGGATGCTTAAAGGTACAACCGGACTAGTGATTAACTCGTAATTCAGCATTTCTGCTGGTGGGGGAAGTCTCAAATCACGCAGAGCAGATTGAACTTCTTGCAAAAAACTTGATTGTAATTGAGCGATGCTTAAAACTGGTTCAGGAGTTGGTTCCTTCGGTACGGGGCGTAACAGTTCATTTGAAGCAGTAGGAATTTCCACCAGCTTCAGTGCTAATAATTCTGGAGGTCTTCCCAAACGGGGGGCTAGCTGTTGAATATAGCTATCCTGTTCTTCTGATGAATATTGCTGACTCGAAAACACCTGAAGTTGAATTGTCAGCTTCTGATTTTGTTCTGATGTCGAGATATTGCTGATAAAAGAACGTGGTTCACCATTGGGAAAAGTTGCAAAATTTTTCTGCCAGACATCCGTCGCCGAACTCCGGTTACGATTATCCTGTTGCTGTTGAGCAATTTCCCGTCCCAGTTGACTCAAAGAGCGATTGAGTGGGAAGATAATCGCGCCAATGGTAATAAAAATTAGCAATAATCTCCCTGGAAGCGAGCCAATTTTCCTGAATTTGCCATAAGCAGGTAGTTTCTCCAATAAACTCTGAACCCAGACACTCTCCGGATGTGTGTGCCGCCATTCCCTCACTTTTTCTCTGACCAGATCATTATCAATATGCAATCCCAGAAAAACCAGCATCGCAGTGAAGGTAATCGCTACCAAATTGGTGAAAAAAAGTAAGCCACCACCACTAGCTACCTGTAGTCCTTGGGTACTATTGACGCTGATAGCGACCCCGATACCATATCCCACAACGCATAATGGCGGCATTAAAGCCACTGCGATCGCCACACCAGGAATGGAAGTAGCCACGCCTCTGGGTTCCTTACAAATGGCCACAGACCCCACAGCACCAGAAAATAGAGCGATAACTAAATCCAGAATATTCGGCCGAGTTCTAGCTAAAATCTCACTGGTAATTTCCTTAAATGGCAGTAATGTCACCAGTAACACAGCAAAGGAAATAGCCACCAGACAACTCAATAACAAATTCAGCAGTGAGCGCATCGCTAAGATGACATCACCCGCAGCTAGTGCGAGGCCATTGGCTAAAATCCCCCCCATTAACGGAGAAATCAGCATCGCGCCAATGATTACAGCTGGGCTATTCAGAACTAGCCCCAGAGTAGCAATACCAGCCGCGAACAGAACTTGAATCCAATAACTAGCATCATCCAAACTGAGTGAACTGCATATTTCCAGATATACTTGCTCTTTACGAGCTTGACCTACTCCCAAGTTATCGGCAAACCAGTCTCTAAACATATCAAAATCCTAATTGTCTTAATTTGATGGTTGGTTTGTGTACTGTTGAAAAATAATCATCTGATTACCCACAACTGGGTTACGCGCTATCAGCTGATCTTGGGAGTCGATAATTTCCAAATGAGTAAAATCAAGTTCTTGAGAGCGTTGCAATATTTCCGCCGCTAGTTGATTTTGTTCAGATTCTGGGAGACTGTACCAATCATCATGAATTTTGATAGTCAAATTACTGGTGCGGAAATTAGCTTGTATAGACTGTATCAGACCAGAGGCAAAGCGATCGCTAATTTCAGCCACTTGATTTTCAATAGCTGCAATCAAAGATTCTTCTGGTGTCAATTTTAATATGGGAGTTGGTTCCGGCGTGGGTTCTGGTTCCGGCGTGGGTTCTGGTTCCGGCGTTGGCGTTGGTTCCGGCGTGGGTTCTGGTTCCGGCGTTGGCGTTGGTTCCGGCGTTGGCGTTGGTTCCGGTGCTGTTAACTCCGGTGGAATAGTGATTGTTGGTGTGGGTGCTGGAACTTCCTCACTTGGGGGAACTGTAGCTACTTCAGTCGGCTTTTGCGTAAAAATAGTTGCAGTTGACCAAACTACCGCCACAGTGATTACCGCTAAAATTCCCGTTAACACTGTATCTGACAAATTGTTAGACACATTTGATGGTAGAAACAAGCGGACTTGTCTTAAAAATCTATTCCATTGTATTTGCAGAGGTTGCCGAAAACTGGGTGTTTCTTCAGTACCTGGTGGGGGTGAAGCTTCCAGTTTAACTACCGTTGTTTCTAAAATTCCCATTGTCCCTCTGAGAATTTGGATGATTTTCACCTTCCAAATCGGTAGTTGGCGGGATGGATTTACTTGCTCATCAGTCAATTCTGGCTGATTTGCTGCGGGTTCGCGGGACGAAGAAGGTTGTGGATTTTGATTGTCTTGTGACATGGAACTTTTCCCAAAAGCAGCGACTCAAAGACAAATAACTGGCATTATTCATCCTGCTGCCTATTTGCCTTAATGTATCACTTCGTTGCTAATTGCTTCTTCGGCTAAACTGACTAGATGTTGAGTTTATTAAGTTTATGAACCTGAAACGCCGTCAATTCTTATTTTTAGGTAGCCTTGGCACTATTAGCACAGGACTTGTAGGCTGGAAGCTAGCTCATCAAAATCATTACATTGCTAATATTGCTAATTCGGCAGTTATAGCCGCCACCCCACCCAAAAAAGACTTATTATTGCGTTTTACCTCGGTTGCAGACACAGGAACGGGCGCTAAAGGTCAATATGCTGTAGCTGGAGCGATGAACTATTATCACCAAAAAAACCCTTATGATTTAGTGGTTTTAGCTGGAGACAACATTTACAACGATGGCGAAATTGAAAAAATCGGTGCAGTTTTTGAGCGTCCCTACCAAGAATTATTGACCCAAGGCGTAAAATTTCATGCTTGTTTAGGTAATCACGATATTCGCACCGAGAACGGTGATCCACAAATTAAATATCCCGGCTTTAATATGAAGGGGCGTTATTACACATTTCGCCGTGACGCTGTGCAGTTTTTTGCTTTAGATACTAACGGTAATGCTGATTGGGAAAAACAAGTAGTTTGGTTAGAGCAAGAATTAAGCCGCAGTGACGCACCTTGGAAAGTAGTATTTGGACATAATCCATTTTATTCATCAGGTCACTATGGAGTTAGTCAAACACTGATTAAACGTTTCACGCCTTTATTTAAACAGTACAATGTGCAACTTTACATCAATGGTCACGACCACCATTATGAGCGGACTCATGCTATTGATGGCACAACTTATTTAACCACTGGTAGTGGTGCTGGTGTTCGTCCTGTAGGGCGTTCTCAGTGGACAGAAAATTCTGCTGACAGGTTGGCTTTTGCTGCCTATGACGTGTATCCAGATAGAATTGAAGTGAGTGCTATGGGTACTGATAAACGGATTTTTGATCAAGGTGTGATTAAGTTTAAATCTGCTTAATATAGCGGTTCTCAGTTGAGTAGGTACTTGAACCCCACCCCCAACCCCCTCCGGTGCAAGCGAGGAGGGGACTAGTAAATAAACTGTATTCGGTTGAGTTAAAACTATGAAAGTCAAGCGCCTAAAAATGCAATCCTTCCGTGGAATCGGCGATTTGACGTTGGATTTTAATCAAAATGAACCAACAATACTTATTGGTATTAACGGTGTAGGTAAATCGAGTATTATTGAGTGTCTCGCTATTCTTTTGTCACGTTTTACTAGCTCTATTCAACACTCTACGCCTTCAGGAAGACTCTTTACAGAAGAAGATATTACTAATGGAGAGAAGGAAACACATAACGAGGTTAATATTTCATTTGATTCTGAAGAAATAACATGGTCTTTGACAAAAGTCAAAAAAGGACGTAATAAAGATACTAGCAGTAACCTATCAGCTATGACAAAGGTTGCTGAAAATATAAAAGAAAACTTACATATATCTCATATATTTAATATTCCTATTGTAGTTTATTACTCGACGAATCGTGCAGTTTTAGATATTCCATTAAAGATTCGGACAAAGCATTCATTTGAACAAATAGATGCCTATGAAAATGCCCTGACAGGAAACGCAATTACTGGATTAGGAAGTGAGTTTAGAATTTTCTTTGAATGGTTTAGAAGACAAGAAGATTTAGAGAATGAATTGCGTCTAGAAAATAATGCTGCTTATAGGGATAAGCAATTAGAAGCTGTGAGACAAGCCATATCTTCACTGATTCCAGATTTTTCTAACTTACGGGTACGGCGTTCTCCCTTAAGAATGACTTTACAAAAACAAGGCGAAGAACTTATAGTTAATCAGCTATCTGATGGTGAGAAATGCTTGCTGGCAATGGTGGGAGATTTAGCTAGACGTTTAGCAATTGCTAATCCTGGTTTACCTGACCCATTGCAAGGTAGTGGTATTATTTTAATTGATGAAATTGAACTGCATTTACACCCTAAATGGCAAAGAGGAATTATTCCAGATTTAACAAGAACATTTCCTAATTGTCAATTTATTGTTACTACTCATTCCCCCCAAGTAATTAGTGATGTGAAACCAGAAGGAATTTATCTTTTAGAAAAAACAGATCAAGGTGTTATCGCCAAACAACCAGAAAGTTCCTTTGGGAGAGATAGCAATCGTATTTTAGAAGACTTGATGGATGTTCCTGAACGTCCACAGGAAATTAAAGACAGTCTTTTAGAACTGTTTAGAATGATTGATGCCGGTAATTTGGAAAGTGCTAGGAATTTACGTCAACAGTTAGCGAATGAAATTGGAATAGATGAACCAGAGTTTGTGAAAGCAGATGTACTCATCCGACGCAAGGAAATTCTCAATCGATGAAGTATATCAAAAAAAATCGGGAGCCAGAAAAGTTTTCTAGTTGGAAAGCTTTAGAAAATGATGATTGGAAGCCTAGCTGGGATGATAATTTTCAAGCACCAGAAAAACAGATTGTACATGATGCTTTGCTACAAGAACAGGGTTATATCTGTTGCTATTGCGGAATGCGTATCACTAGAAAAAATAGCCATATAGAACATCTTCAGCCTCGCAGTGCTTATCCACAGTTGGCGCTGGAGTACACAAATTTTATTGCTTCATGTCAAGGAGAAAGTGAAGAACCTCCTCCTATTCCAGTACATTGTGGACATCAGAAAAAATATTGGTACGATGAGCGTTTAATGGTTTCGCCTCTGGAAATCAACTGTGCTGATTTTTTTCACTACCCTGCTTCTGGGGAAATTTTGCCAACAGATGATTCAGGTAAAAAAGCTGCTGCTGAAACAACAATTGAGAAGCTTGCACTTAACATTAACAAGCTGCAAAATATGCGAAAACTAGCAATCGATGCTACATTATTAGGTATTGAAGATTTAACTGATGCAGAAATACAGCAACTTGCTCAAGGTTATGAGGAAATGGATTCTAATGGGCAATATACGCCGTTTTCTGCGGCAATTATCTATTTACTCAAGAATTATTTTTAATTGAGTTAGAATTTCAGCGATCGCACTATACTAAATCACATCAACTGGACTCAAAAAAACTTTATAATTTTAGAAGCAGTGATGCTGAATATCAAACCTGGACTCTCTGCGCCTCTGCGCCTCTGCGTGAAATCAATTCATTAGTCAACTCTTTGCAACTGCGCTATTCTGGGGTCAACAATTTTCTGTCCCAAACTGGCAAATTTCACCGCCACAGACACCTTATTATCTTGTCCGAAGACGTGCGTAATTTCACCTATACCAAAGGATTTATGTAAGACGCGATCGCCTACTTGCCAATTATGGGGTGTATAAGGCTTACCGCCAGCCTTAGCAGCAGTTTTCGTCTGCGTATGACGACCTTTATTCCGCGTATTTAATAGTTCTTCTGGTAATTCGTCCAGAAATTGCGATCGCATCGCCGGTTCACGTGAACCATACAAACGGCGTTCACGAGCGTGTGATATATATAACCGTTCTTGGGCGCGAGTAATCCCCACATAACACAAACGGCGTTCCTCTTCTAAGGACTCTGGGTTATTGATAGAACGGTAATTGGGAAATAATCCCTGTTCCAAACCCACCAAAAAGACTACGGGAAATTCCAGACCTTTGGAAGAGTGCAGAGTCATTAAAGATACAGCTTTTTGTCCGTCCTTTAAATTATCTAAATCCGAACTGAGGGCGCTACTTTGCAGAAAAGCTGTGAGAGAAACGTCTTCGCTTTCTTCTTGAAATTGCAGTACGGCGTTGTAAAGTTCTTGGACGTTCTGAATTCGATCTTCGGCTTCATCTGTACCTTGATTTTGCAAGTCTTGAATATAACCAGACTCATTTAACAGTTCTTGTAAAAGTTCGGAAACTGGAACCCTTGCGGCTTGTGCTTTGCAGGTGTTGATCATTTTAGCAAAGTTATTCACAGCTTTAGCCGAACGTCCAGCTAAGGTATTAACTGATGTTTCATCGCTGAGTATTTCCCACAGGGGTGTCCCCAACTCATAGGAGGCGTTAACTAAGCTTTCAATGGTGGCTTTACCAATTCCGCGCCGGGGAGTATTGATAACTCGTAATAAACTGACTGTATCAGCAGGATTAGCGATCGCTCGTAAATAAGCTATGATATCTTTAATTTCTTTGCGATCGTAAAACTTCATTCCTCCCACCACTGTATAAGGAATTTGATACCTGACTAACAATTCCTCAAAAGGTCGTGATTGGGCGTTAGTACGATAAAGTATGGCAAAGCTACCCCAGTCTAACTCAGGATTTTGCTGTGCTAAATTGCGAATTTGCCCAATCACAAACTCAGCTTCCTCAATTTCATTATCTGCTTTATGACAATAAATCTGCTCACCGCTTCCCCGCGTCGGTTTGAGAACCTTATCAATGCGTTGAGTATTATTTTCAATTAACTCATTAGCTGCTTGCAAAATATTCTCACAAGAGCGATAATTTTCCTCTAGCTTCACCATCGAGCGGGTATCATCATCAGCTAAACCATCGCCAAAGTCTTGCTGAAATTCCAATAATATGGTAACATCAGCCATTCGGAAACTGTAAATCGACTGATCCGCATCACCCACCACAAACACAGAGCGATTTTGCCATTCCCATGCACTCTTGCTTTCTTCGCCATTAGTCACCAACAGCCGAATTAAATCATACTGGGTGCGGTTAGTATCTTGATATTCATCTACCAGGATATGGTTAAACTTGCGATGCCAATAATCTAAAACCTGGTCATTTTGCTGAAATAATCTGGTAGGGACGAGAATTAAATCATCAAAATCGAGAGCGTTATTTTCTGCTAACTTTTCCTGATAGCAATTATAAACTTGGGCGATGACTCTTCCCCGATAATTCGGCTGTTCGCGCTCGAACTCCTGGGGTGAAAAGCCTTGGTTTTTGGCGTTACTGATGGCGTAGCGCACAGAACGAGCATCAAATTTTTTATCGTCTAAATTTAGCTGCTTATTAACAATTTCTTTCATCAGACTGATCACATCGGATTCGTCAAAAATCGAGAAATTGCGAGTCCAACGTCTGCCTTTTTCGTCTTGGTATTTGTCGATATCAAACCGGAGAATTTTAGAGAATAAACTGTGAAAAGTGCCACACCACAAGTCTTTGATGGTATTTTTGTAGACTTGCGATCGCAACTGCATTTGCTGGTATTCTGTCAACAAATCAAATTTTTGACCATGTTTTTTCATCGCCAAATCTTCACCAAACAGCCTTTGAATGCGTTCCTTCATTTCCCGTGCGGCTTTGTTCGTGAAGGTAACAGCCAGGATATGCTCAGGATATACACCGTGTTTGAGAATCAGATTAGCAATACGATAAGTCAGCGCTCGTGTTTTCCCC
The window above is part of the Nodularia spumigena CCY9414 genome. Proteins encoded here:
- a CDS encoding DUF389 domain-containing protein, producing MFRDWFADNLGVGQARKEQVYLEICSSLSLDDASYWIQVLFAAGIATLGLVLNSPAVIIGAMLISPLMGGILANGLALAAGDVILAMRSLLNLLLSCLVAISFAVLLVTLLPFKEITSEILARTRPNILDLVIALFSGAVGSVAICKEPRGVATSIPGVAIAVALMPPLCVVGYGIGVAISVNSTQGLQVASGGGLLFFTNLVAITFTAMLVFLGLHIDNDLVREKVREWRHTHPESVWVQSLLEKLPAYGKFRKIGSLPGRLLLIFITIGAIIFPLNRSLSQLGREIAQQQQDNRNRSSATDVWQKNFATFPNGEPRSFISNISTSEQNQKLTIQLQVFSSQQYSSEEQDSYIQQLAPRLGRPPELLALKLVEIPTASNELLRPVPKEPTPEPVLSIAQLQSSFLQEVQSALRDLRLPPPAEMLNYELITSPVVPLSIRVVYLSEREIDRDAQILVADSIRNRLNYESAQVSMQRIASNLGAISFEPEKSEIRSDDIKLLDRAGRILQQQPSLNLEMIVNQEEDELAEVVPERSQAIKAYLESQWQISSDRIDWQTGTESQRSAILQLTVKLPRKPVATLPKSR
- a CDS encoding AAA family ATPase codes for the protein MKVKRLKMQSFRGIGDLTLDFNQNEPTILIGINGVGKSSIIECLAILLSRFTSSIQHSTPSGRLFTEEDITNGEKETHNEVNISFDSEEITWSLTKVKKGRNKDTSSNLSAMTKVAENIKENLHISHIFNIPIVVYYSTNRAVLDIPLKIRTKHSFEQIDAYENALTGNAITGLGSEFRIFFEWFRRQEDLENELRLENNAAYRDKQLEAVRQAISSLIPDFSNLRVRRSPLRMTLQKQGEELIVNQLSDGEKCLLAMVGDLARRLAIANPGLPDPLQGSGIILIDEIELHLHPKWQRGIIPDLTRTFPNCQFIVTTHSPQVISDVKPEGIYLLEKTDQGVIAKQPESSFGRDSNRILEDLMDVPERPQEIKDSLLELFRMIDAGNLESARNLRQQLANEIGIDEPEFVKADVLIRRKEILNR
- a CDS encoding retron system putative HNH endonuclease is translated as MKYIKKNREPEKFSSWKALENDDWKPSWDDNFQAPEKQIVHDALLQEQGYICCYCGMRITRKNSHIEHLQPRSAYPQLALEYTNFIASCQGESEEPPPIPVHCGHQKKYWYDERLMVSPLEINCADFFHYPASGEILPTDDSGKKAAAETTIEKLALNINKLQNMRKLAIDATLLGIEDLTDAEIQQLAQGYEEMDSNGQYTPFSAAIIYLLKNYF
- a CDS encoding YihY/virulence factor BrkB family protein: MPKTRFITFFRHLNWRTLKNTFTRTMERRLLGLGSEIAFTTMLSLFPAILALLTAIGLFEESLQETFKQLAAQFSQVAPKEVLDLVRDFTTREITESRNGGLFSLSFAIAIWTASGAISTAMAAFDQIHQIPSEKQRPFWKAKLVSLGLTIATILLFVFASFLVFISDLLLGMVVNETSSLIFLLHLWQLLRWPLALGIIATAFSLVYRYGPSVWNSGTPMMPGAISASVSWAILSALFRTYVANFGNYNKVYGAVGAVIVLMLWLWMSAAVMLIGDQLNVSVGEKMHSMDKQLEN
- the pcrA gene encoding DNA helicase PcrA → MTTTIDFLSHLNPSQRQAVEHYCGPLLVVAGAGSGKTRALTYRIANLILKHGVYPEHILAVTFTNKAAREMKERIQRLFGEDLAMKKHGQKFDLLTEYQQMQLRSQVYKNTIKDLWCGTFHSLFSKILRFDIDKYQDEKGRRWTRNFSIFDESDVISLMKEIVNKQLNLDDKKFDARSVRYAISNAKNQGFSPQEFEREQPNYRGRVIAQVYNCYQEKLAENNALDFDDLILVPTRLFQQNDQVLDYWHRKFNHILVDEYQDTNRTQYDLIRLLVTNGEESKSAWEWQNRSVFVVGDADQSIYSFRMADVTILLEFQQDFGDGLADDDTRSMVKLEENYRSCENILQAANELIENNTQRIDKVLKPTRGSGEQIYCHKADNEIEEAEFVIGQIRNLAQQNPELDWGSFAILYRTNAQSRPFEELLVRYQIPYTVVGGMKFYDRKEIKDIIAYLRAIANPADTVSLLRVINTPRRGIGKATIESLVNASYELGTPLWEILSDETSVNTLAGRSAKAVNNFAKMINTCKAQAARVPVSELLQELLNESGYIQDLQNQGTDEAEDRIQNVQELYNAVLQFQEESEDVSLTAFLQSSALSSDLDNLKDGQKAVSLMTLHSSKGLEFPVVFLVGLEQGLFPNYRSINNPESLEEERRLCYVGITRAQERLYISHARERRLYGSREPAMRSQFLDELPEELLNTRNKGRHTQTKTAAKAGGKPYTPHNWQVGDRVLHKSFGIGEITHVFGQDNKVSVAVKFASLGQKIVDPRIAQLQRVD
- a CDS encoding metallophosphoesterase family protein translates to MNLKRRQFLFLGSLGTISTGLVGWKLAHQNHYIANIANSAVIAATPPKKDLLLRFTSVADTGTGAKGQYAVAGAMNYYHQKNPYDLVVLAGDNIYNDGEIEKIGAVFERPYQELLTQGVKFHACLGNHDIRTENGDPQIKYPGFNMKGRYYTFRRDAVQFFALDTNGNADWEKQVVWLEQELSRSDAPWKVVFGHNPFYSSGHYGVSQTLIKRFTPLFKQYNVQLYINGHDHHYERTHAIDGTTYLTTGSGAGVRPVGRSQWTENSADRLAFAAYDVYPDRIEVSAMGTDKRIFDQGVIKFKSA
- a CDS encoding DUF4112 domain-containing protein; the protein is MPDSYPRFSDIDTNAPALKLKRLRQLSRILDKAVTVPGTPIHIGLDPLIGFLPIGGDILGIILSSYIVIEAAKLGVPKSTLSRMILNVIIDGLVGTVPVIGDLFDFAWTANEYNIKLLEEHLQFPLSQKL